One stretch of Juglans microcarpa x Juglans regia isolate MS1-56 chromosome 3D, Jm3101_v1.0, whole genome shotgun sequence DNA includes these proteins:
- the LOC121253858 gene encoding RNA polymerase sigma factor sigA-like, giving the protein MMAAAAVIGLSSGKRLLSSSYYYSDLAEKIPYANDHAGAHYQITSSKKVISAKKSANFTPGFQSAIQQTQSIKAVKEHVDIVSSPSTAEPWFQRSNELEEESSDLHYSMEALLLLQKSMLEKQWNLSFEPKVLTDSPTGKNRRKIPVTCSGVSARQRRVNTRNKILNKSGYLMQPSSGKQLRSMISPELLQSHSKGYVKGVVSEELLTHADVVCLSKKISAGLSLEEHKLRLKERLGCEPSDDQLATSLRIPLTQLQSKFIECSLAREKLAMSNVRLVMSIAQRYENMGAEMSDLVQGGLIGLLRGIEKFDSSKGCRISTYVYWWIRQGVSRTLVENSRTLRLPTHLHERLGLIRNAKVRLQEKGITPSIDRIAECLNMSKKKVRNATQAMSKVISLDREAFPSLNGLPGETHHSYIADNRPENNPWHGVDEWALKDEVNKLINMTLGEREREIIRLYHGLDNECLTWEDISKRIGLSRERVRQVGLVAFEKLKHAARKSKLEAMLVKH; this is encoded by the exons ATGATGGCCGCGGCTGCAGTAATTGGGCTTAGTTCAGGGAAGAGGCTCTTGAGTTCCTCCTACTATTACTCAGATCTCGCGGAAAAGATCCCGTATGCCAATGATCATGCAGGAGCGCACTATCAAATAACTTCATCCAAGAAAGTGATAAGTGCAAAAAAGTCAGCTAATTTTACTCCCGGTTTTCAGTCAGCTATTCAACAAACACAGTCTATCAAGGCTGTCAAAGAACATGTGGATATTGTTTCCTCTCCTTCAACTGCAGAGCCATGGTTTCAGAGATCCAATGAACTTGAAGAGGAAAGTTCTGATCTTCATTATTCAATGGAGGCACTTCTTTTGCTGCAAAAGTCTATGCTGGAAAAGCAATGGAATCTTTCTTTTGAGCCGAAGGTACTAACTGACTCACCAACAGGAAAAAATCGTAGGAAGATACCTGTCACTTGTTCTGGAGTATCAGCTCGGCAAAGGAGAGTGAATACTAGGAATAAAATTCTGAACAAAAGTGGTTATCTGATGCAACCTTCTAGCGGTAAGCAGTTGAGATCCATGATCAGTCCAGAGCTGCTTCAGAGCCATTCAAAGGGTTATGTCAAGGGCGTAGTAAGTGAAGAATTGCTTACTCATGCAGATGTAGTATGCCTGTCAAAGAAAATTAGTGCTGGTCTTTCCTTAGAGGAGCACAAATTGAG ATTGAAGGAGAGGTTAGGATGTGAGCCATCTGATGACCAACTTGCAACATCTTTGAGGATTCCTCTCACGCAATTACAGTCAAAATTCATTGAGTGTTCTTTAGCAAGGGAGAAGTTGGCAATGAGCAACGTTCGTCTGGTCATGTCTATTGCTCAAAGATATGAAAACATGGGTGCTGAAATGTCTGACCTTGTTCAG gGTGGTCTGATTGGATTGCTGCGTGGAATTGAGAAATTTGATTCTTCAAAAGGGTGCAGAATTTCAACATATGTTTATTGGTGGATACGTCAG GGTGTTTCACGAACATTGGTTGAGAATTCCAGGACATTGAGATTACCTACCCATTTGCATGAAAGGTTAGGTTTAATCCGGAATGCAAAAGTTAGACTGCAAGAGAAAGGAATAACTCCATCAATTGAT AGGATTGCAGAATGCCTGAACATGTCAAAAAAGAAAGTCAGGAATGCTACACAG GCAATGAGTAAGGTCATCTCTCTTGATAGGGAAGCATTTCCCTCTCTGAATGGTCTTCCAGGAGAAACGCATCATAGT TACATTGCAGATAATCGCCCCGAGAATAACCCATGGCATGGAGTAGACGAGTGGGCACTCAAG GATGAAGTAAACAAGCTCATTAATATGACACTTGGGGAACGGGAGAGAGAGATTATACGTCTTTACCATGGTCTGGATAATGAATGTCTTACATGGGAGGATATTAGTAAACG CATAGGTTTGTCCAGAGAAAGGGTAAGGCAAGTCGGACTTGTTGCAtttgaaaaactaaaacatgCCGCGAGGAAGAGCAAGTTGGAGGCTATGCTGGTGAAACATTAG
- the LOC121253859 gene encoding dual specificity protein kinase YAK1 homolog yields MDEVGPSNGQKESGGGGAEELSSSSAAVPGGFDWRPKQLVFSLYETVNKAQALRVVVRKPLVARLTKGIVETYQICNPQFKYSEELNPKRYLTSPSIGVLNDGYDNVNSDLILTVNCVLINSGTQRRYIVNDVLGHGTFGQVAKCWDAETNCFIALKIIKNQPAYYQQALVEVSILTTLNKKYDPEDKHHIVRIFDYFVYQRHLCICFELLDTNLYELIKINHFRGLSLSIVQMFSKQILCGLALLKDARIIHCDLKPENILLCTSVKPAEIKIIDFGSACMEDRTVYSYIQSRYYRSPEVLLGYQYTTAIDMWSFGCIVAELFLGLPLFPGASEFDLLSRMIEILGGQPPDYVLKEAKNTSKFFKCIGSVHNIETGEVSTNGRSAYRVLTEEEYEVREKKKPVIGKEYFKHMNLEAIVRSYPYRKNLPEEDILKERQIRLALIDFLRGLVDFDPAKRWSPLQASKHPFVTGEPFTCPYKPPPETPRVPVAQNIKVDHHPGGGHWFAAGLSPNIPGKNRVALHNSPHFQMVPYQHAHSYGSVGSYGSYNDGTGLGSSYGSYGDSSNVFAYYSPVGPSGMNMHPHSNVSMLGSSPDTRRRVIQYPHGNGLGISPSAGNFAPLPLGTSPSQFTPPSSYSQVSAVFPGQYGPTSPARGSHGSSLGKMAAVSHFNRRKSSGYSGNSQSQESLSSSHWQGQFSEGSSSSHAELGGFPSHLQSNSNAASWKQHQGGTGISAGCHAFQSMPGTSIPGSHILSAQNAGAANDKPEANLSLPDPQDWDPNYSDDLLLQEDSLDVSEMTTDFRKNMRLVSADGRFNHISNTVSISSIQRQNGPVQAFSQMEVGSPPSGHDPHPGGYVRPMSKPSHIASHISQNSPSRLGQQTVQRFNNGRPPNSRTDEWNHMNVHPPFSSFTSGGPRSPGNSSLSNGMSWGRRSNHPVTNMPPTSRGRKDYGRIS; encoded by the exons TTGGTGGCAAGACTAACCAAGGGCATAGTTGAGACGTACCAAATATGCAATCCGCAGTTTAAGTATTCAGAGGAACTAAATCCGAAGAGATATTTGACCAGCCCATCCATTGGAGTCCTAAATGATGGCTATGATAATGTGAACTCAGATCTTATTCTGACTGTGAACTGTGTCTTAATCAATTCAGGAACACAGCGAAG ATACATTGTCAACGATGTTCTTGGTCACGGGACATTTGGGCAGGTTGCTAAATGCTGGGATGCAGAGACAAACTGTTTTATTGCTTTGAAGATTATCAAAAATCAACCTGCCTACTATCAGCAGGCACTGGTTGAAGTATCTATATTGACAACG TTGAATAAGAAGTATGATCCGGAGGATAAGCATCATATTGTTCGTATTTTTGATTACTTTGTATATCAACGACATTTGTGCATCTGCTTTGAACTGCTTGACACCAATCT gtatgagcttataaaaataaaccactTTAGGGGATTGTCTTTGAGCATTGTCCAAATGTTTTCTAAACAG ATTTTATGTGGACTGGCTCTGTTAAAAGATGCTAGGATCATTCATTGTGATCTGAAGCCAGAAAACATCCTTTTGTGCACGAG TGTGAAGCCAGCAGAAATTAAAATTATCGACTTTGGATCAGCATGCATGGAAGATCGCACCGTTTACTCCTACATTCAG AGTCGTTACTACAGATCTCCTGAAGTTCTTCTTGGGTATCA ATATACTACAGCTATCGATATGTGGTCATTTGGCTGCATTGTTGCTGAATTGTTTCTAGGCTTGCCATTGTTCCCAGGAGCTTCAGAATTTGACCTCCTTAGTCGGATGATTGAAATACTCGG AGGACAACCCCCAGATTATGTATTAAAGGAGGCTAAAAACACAAGTAAGTTTTTTAAGTGCATTGGGAGTGTCCACAATATAGAGACTGGTGAAGTTTCGACAAATGGCAGAAGTGCTTACCGAGTATTAACAGAAGAAGAATATGAAGTT agagagaagaaaaagccAGTGATTGGAAAAGAGTATTTCAAACATATGAATCTTGAAGCAATTGTCAGAAGCTATCCTTACAGAAAGAACTTGCCTGAGGAAGATATTTTAAAAG AAAGGCAAATACGATTAGCTTTGATTGATTTCTTGAGGGGTCTTGTTGACTTTGATCCTGCAAAGCGGTGGTCGCCTTTACAG GCTTCAAAACATCCTTTTGTCACAGGGGAACCTTTCACATGCCCTTACAAGCCTCCCCCAGAGACCCCTCGCGTT CCTGTAGCTCAAAATATCAAGGTGGACCACCACCCAGGTGGAGGGCATTGGTTTGCTGCTGGTCTCTCTCCTAAT ATTCCTGGCAAGAATAGAGTCGCTCTTCATAATAGCCCACACTTTCAGATGGTGCCATATCAACATGCCCACAGTTATGGCAGTGTTGGAAGCTATGGTAGCTACAATGATGGTACAGGGCTTGGAAGCAGCTATGGAAGTTATGGAGATAGTAGTAATGTGTTTGCATATTATTCGCCTGTTGGTCCATCTGGAATGAACATGCATCCACATAGCAATGTGTCAATGCTAGGAAGTAGTCCTGATACAAGAAGAAGGGTTATACAATACCCACATGGAAATGGACTTGGTATAAGTCCCTCGGCAGGAAATTTTGCGCCACTGCCTCTTGGCACTAGCCCATCACAATTTACTCCACCAAGCTCCTATAGTCAAGTTTCTGCTGTCTTTCCTGGACAATATGGTCCAACCTCTCCAGCAAGAGGTAGTCATGGATCGTCTTTAGGAAAGATGGCTGCAGTTAGCCACTtcaatagaagaaaaagttcGGGATATTCTGGAAATTCTCAATCTCAAGAGAGCTTGTCATCTTCTCATTGGCAAGGGCAATTTAGCGAGGGCTCCAGCTCTTCACATGCTGAACTTGGTGGTTTTCCATCGCATCTGCAATCAAACTCCAATGCTGCGAGCTGGAAGCAACATCAAGGAGGCACCGGAATCTCAGCTGGTTGCCATGCTTTTCAGAGCATGCCAGGAACCTCTATTCCTGGCTCTCATATTCTATCGGCACAAAATGCAGGAGCAGCTAATGACAAGCCTGAGGCTAACCTCTCACTGCCTGACCCTCAAGATTGGGATCCCAACTATAG TGATGATCTTCTTCTGCAAGAAGACAGTTTGGATGTGAGCGAGATGACAACCGACTTCAGAAAAAACATGCGTCTTGTATCTGCAGATGGAAGATTCAATCATATCTCAAATACAGTTTCAATTTCATCCATACAAAG ACAAAATGGACCTGTTCAAGCATTTTCACAAATGGAGGTGGGTAGCCCTCCTTCAGGTCATGATCCACATCCTGGAGGATATGTCCGCCCCATGTCAAAGCCTTCTCACATTGCATCTCATATCTCACAAAACTCTCCTAGCCGTTTGGGTCAGCAAACTGTTCAGCGGTTCAATAATGGACGACCCCCCAACAGTCGGACTGACGAATGGAATCATATGAATGTTCATCCTCCTTTCTCCAGCTTTACCTCTGGGGGTCCACGTTCTCCTGGAAATAGCTCATTGAGCAATGGCATGTCATGGG GTCGTAGGAGTAATCATCCTGTCACAAACATGCCACCAACATCCCGTGGAAGGAAAGACTATGGAAGGATTTCCTAA